In the genome of Thunnus maccoyii chromosome 15, fThuMac1.1, whole genome shotgun sequence, one region contains:
- the LOC121913402 gene encoding formyl peptide receptor 2-like isoform X1 gives MKGYILIFSYSLFSSCIMSPNASLPLHDLKSSKNEQATTVDIDAIMDNVSIVLYTLTVVLGITGNSMVIWVAGFKLKPKVTNVWLVNLAIADLIFCFTRAFSLIKKLFFDYWPFGIFLCKFNGFFKYANMFCSVFLLAVISLDRALCVWLPVFAKRRRTLWAARVVAVCVWTVATAFSTPYFVYRHVYLGKNNLSKCSVDSKDATVGDNSAKVALYFIRFLCGFMLPFMVILICYILAGLGIRRTRLSGKSRPLRILASLVIAFFLCWAPYHCLLLVKMVDSKNKVVKIWHPLAKGMAYFNSCVNPLLYFCMGLDVRGRFRQSLAGVYKRALADDVEGQTTQSNERSLDDSSGSKHSTVVVSGRIQPPEGVAKF, from the exons ATGAAGGgttacattttgattttctcGTATTCTCTCTTTTCCAGCTGCATCATGTCTCCCAATGCCTCTTTGCCTCTCCACGACCTCAAATCTTCCAAGAATGAACAGGCGACAACGGTGGACATCGACGCCATCATGGACAACGTCAGCATCGTCCTCTACACGCTGACTGTTGTGCTTGGCATCACGGGGAACTCCATGGTGATCTGGGTGGCTGGATTCAAACTCAAG ccaAAGGTTACCAACGTGTGGCTGGTGAATCTGGCAATCGCAGACCTGATCTTCTGCTTCACACGGGCCTTCTCACTCATTAAGAAGCTCTTCTTTGACTACTGGCCCTTTGGCATCTTCCTCTGCAAGTTCAATGGCTTTTTCAAATATGCCAACATGTTCTGCTCCGTGTTCCTGTTAGCTGTGATCAGCCTGGACCGAGCACTGTGCGTCTGGCTACCAGTCTTCGCCAAGCGCCGGCGCACCCTATGGGCTGCAAGGGTGGTGGCTGTCTGCGTCTGGACTGTTGCGACTGCCTTCAGCACTCCGTATTTCGTCTACCGCCATGTCTACCTAGGGAAGAACAACTTAAGTAAGTGCTCTGTGGATTCAAAGGATGCGACGGTGGGGGATAACAGTGCCAAAGTGGCTCTCTACTTCATCCGCTTCCTGTGTGGCTTTATGTTGCCCTTCATGGTCATCCTCATCTGTTACATTCTGGCCGGACTTGGCATCCGACGCACCCGCCTTTCAGGCAAGTCCCGCCCCCTACGCATATTAGCATCACTGGTCATCGCTTTCTTCCTGTGCTGGGCGCCATATCACTGCCTCCTGCTGGTGAAGATGGTGGACAGTAAGAACAAGGTGGTGAAGATCTGGCACCCTCTGGCAAAGGGCATGGCCTATTTCAACAGCTGTGTTAACCCACTGCTGTACTTCTGCATGGGGCTGGACGTGAGGGGGAGGTTCAGGCAGAGTCTGGCGGGGGTGTACAAGAGAGCTCTAGCGGACGATGTGGAGGGACAGACGACTCAGTCCAACGAACGCTCTTTGGATGACAGTAGTGGGTCGAAACACAGTACTGTTGTGGTGTCAGGAAGGATTCAGCCTCCAGAGGGTGTAGCTAAATTTTAA
- the LOC121913402 gene encoding C3a anaphylatoxin chemotactic receptor-like isoform X2 has protein sequence MSPNASLPLHDLKSSKNEQATTVDIDAIMDNVSIVLYTLTVVLGITGNSMVIWVAGFKLKPKVTNVWLVNLAIADLIFCFTRAFSLIKKLFFDYWPFGIFLCKFNGFFKYANMFCSVFLLAVISLDRALCVWLPVFAKRRRTLWAARVVAVCVWTVATAFSTPYFVYRHVYLGKNNLSKCSVDSKDATVGDNSAKVALYFIRFLCGFMLPFMVILICYILAGLGIRRTRLSGKSRPLRILASLVIAFFLCWAPYHCLLLVKMVDSKNKVVKIWHPLAKGMAYFNSCVNPLLYFCMGLDVRGRFRQSLAGVYKRALADDVEGQTTQSNERSLDDSSGSKHSTVVVSGRIQPPEGVAKF, from the exons ATGTCTCCCAATGCCTCTTTGCCTCTCCACGACCTCAAATCTTCCAAGAATGAACAGGCGACAACGGTGGACATCGACGCCATCATGGACAACGTCAGCATCGTCCTCTACACGCTGACTGTTGTGCTTGGCATCACGGGGAACTCCATGGTGATCTGGGTGGCTGGATTCAAACTCAAG ccaAAGGTTACCAACGTGTGGCTGGTGAATCTGGCAATCGCAGACCTGATCTTCTGCTTCACACGGGCCTTCTCACTCATTAAGAAGCTCTTCTTTGACTACTGGCCCTTTGGCATCTTCCTCTGCAAGTTCAATGGCTTTTTCAAATATGCCAACATGTTCTGCTCCGTGTTCCTGTTAGCTGTGATCAGCCTGGACCGAGCACTGTGCGTCTGGCTACCAGTCTTCGCCAAGCGCCGGCGCACCCTATGGGCTGCAAGGGTGGTGGCTGTCTGCGTCTGGACTGTTGCGACTGCCTTCAGCACTCCGTATTTCGTCTACCGCCATGTCTACCTAGGGAAGAACAACTTAAGTAAGTGCTCTGTGGATTCAAAGGATGCGACGGTGGGGGATAACAGTGCCAAAGTGGCTCTCTACTTCATCCGCTTCCTGTGTGGCTTTATGTTGCCCTTCATGGTCATCCTCATCTGTTACATTCTGGCCGGACTTGGCATCCGACGCACCCGCCTTTCAGGCAAGTCCCGCCCCCTACGCATATTAGCATCACTGGTCATCGCTTTCTTCCTGTGCTGGGCGCCATATCACTGCCTCCTGCTGGTGAAGATGGTGGACAGTAAGAACAAGGTGGTGAAGATCTGGCACCCTCTGGCAAAGGGCATGGCCTATTTCAACAGCTGTGTTAACCCACTGCTGTACTTCTGCATGGGGCTGGACGTGAGGGGGAGGTTCAGGCAGAGTCTGGCGGGGGTGTACAAGAGAGCTCTAGCGGACGATGTGGAGGGACAGACGACTCAGTCCAACGAACGCTCTTTGGATGACAGTAGTGGGTCGAAACACAGTACTGTTGTGGTGTCAGGAAGGATTCAGCCTCCAGAGGGTGTAGCTAAATTTTAA